Within Exiguobacterium sp. BMC-KP, the genomic segment GCTGTATAAGAGAACCCTAATTTTAGTTCATCAATAATCAACGAATACGACTGTATGATTCCTTGATCCTCCAGTTTTTTTATACGGTTTCCTACCGCTTGACCAGTCATATGAATTTGTTTTCCGAGATCTTTCCATTGGATACGTGAATTTTTAGATAATATATTGAGGATTTGATAATCAATATTACTTAGTTCCATGTTGAATTCCTTTCATGATGAAATGATATGACGCAGAAATGATTCATCAACCTATCGATAATTACCTAGCTTCCATTTATCATTAACGTGTAAGGAAAATTATAAATGAGGTGAAAAGATGAACACAGCTTTAATTATTGTAGATATTCAAAAAGATTATTTTCCTAATGGAAAAATGGAACTGAGTAACCCAGAAGCAGCAGCAACTAATGCAGCAAAAGTTTTGGAGTGGTTCAGAAAAAATAATAAAGAAAACATTTTTCATGTACAGCATATAGCAAGCAACCCTGCTATGGGCTTCTTCCTTCCGGAGACGGAAGGTGTTGAGATACATGAAACAGTCGAGCCTTTGAAAGATGAAACGATTGTAATCAAGCAGTTCGCAAATAGCTTCCTACAAACAGACTTAGAAAAGCATTTAGCGAAAAATGAAATCACTAAGTTGGTAGTCGTCGGAATGATGACACACATGTGTATCGATGCAACTGTTCGCGCTGCTGTAGACTTAGGTTTTGAAACCACATTGATTGAAGACGCTTGTGCAACTAGAGACTTATCATATGACGGAAAAGTTGTTCCAGCCGAACAGGTTCACTATTCATTCGTTAGTGCATTACAAGGAATGTATGCTGAAGTCACTTCAACTGAAAGCTTTTTACAAAATAGAGCTTGAATCTTATGAAGGTTTAACTAAAAAGATAGAAACTTGCTTGCTACAAGTTTCTATCTTTTTTTATTACTAATTTATGCTTTCAACGTTACAGGTTAGAATTATGGAAAATAGCTACTCAGTTTTGTATGAACTACAATATGTCCAAAAAATTTAAAGTTAAAATGTCGCGATAATAAGTATTAACAATCAACGCTCATCATACGTATTTCGTTTCATGATTGATGTCTTCTTCAAGGAGTAAAAAAGATATAGAATGAAACCATAACTTTACTCGATTGTGAGACACTTTTCTGTACCGTTACTTTTAGCTGTTGTATATATCCTTAGAAATTATTTATAAATTCACAGTTTGGATTTTTATAATTCTTGTAAAGAAGTGTTCTTTAAGATTCAGTCTAGCATGCTAAGGTAGATATTCATAGTACAAAGTTATTAATGAAAATATAGAACATATAAGTGCTATCAAAAAATCATTTGATGTTTAAAAATTCGTATGGACATGGAACAGAGCGTTACGGCTCTGTCTGATTAAATGAACCGCAAGCCTTCCTGTTTCCACACTCTAACTCGCTCCTCAGTGG encodes:
- a CDS encoding cysteine hydrolase family protein, with translation MNTALIIVDIQKDYFPNGKMELSNPEAAATNAAKVLEWFRKNNKENIFHVQHIASNPAMGFFLPETEGVEIHETVEPLKDETIVIKQFANSFLQTDLEKHLAKNEITKLVVVGMMTHMCIDATVRAAVDLGFETTLIEDACATRDLSYDGKVVPAEQVHYSFVSALQGMYAEVTSTESFLQNRA